The proteins below are encoded in one region of Aggregicoccus sp. 17bor-14:
- a CDS encoding potassium transporter Kup has translation MSHREDAATLPGPDALKRVAALALGALGIVYGDIGTSPLYALRECFHGPHAIVATPTNILGVLSLVFWSLIIVISVKYIVFVMRADNRGEGGILALMSLAMQRPGQARARGATRPVLVLLGLLGASLLFGEGVITPAISVLSAVEGLSVATHAFEPYVVPVALLILVGFFLLQQRGTGGIGAIFGPLMLVWFVSLAVLGVRELLLNPAVLGALLPTHAVRFFLENRVHGLLALGTVVLVITGGEALYADMGHFGRRPIRVAWFTVVLPALMLNYLGQGALLLRDPSAARNPFFLLAPSWALYPMVVLATVAAIIASQALVSGAFSLIRQAIQLGYSPRLEVVHTSAEEQGQIYLPGINRVLFVGVIVLVLGFRSSSALAAAYGIAVTATMTITSILLYVVARERWGMRRALALPMVAVFLTIDLSFLGANVVKVLDGGWVPLVLATSIFTLLTTWKRGRELLHSKLRHSALTIEELLESFGEHPPTRVSGTAIFMTGNPDSAPSALLHNLKHNKVLHEQTVLLTVLTEDVPHVPPNEHVTVESLPLGLKRVTARYGFMEDPSIADILKRCREAGLPFNVMSTSFFLGRETLIATKKPGMALWREALFVWMSRNARSATAFFRIPANRVVEMGTQVEI, from the coding sequence GTGAGTCATCGAGAAGACGCGGCGACGCTCCCGGGGCCGGATGCACTCAAGCGCGTGGCGGCGCTTGCGCTGGGTGCACTGGGCATCGTGTACGGGGACATCGGCACGAGCCCCCTGTACGCGCTGCGCGAGTGCTTCCACGGCCCGCACGCCATCGTGGCCACGCCCACCAACATCCTGGGTGTGCTCAGCCTGGTGTTCTGGAGCCTCATCATCGTCATCTCGGTGAAGTACATCGTGTTCGTGATGCGCGCGGACAACCGGGGCGAGGGCGGCATCCTCGCGCTGATGTCGCTCGCGATGCAGCGGCCCGGGCAGGCGCGCGCGCGCGGCGCCACGCGCCCGGTGCTGGTGCTGCTGGGGCTCCTGGGCGCCTCCCTCCTCTTCGGCGAGGGCGTCATCACCCCGGCCATCTCGGTGCTGAGCGCCGTGGAGGGCCTGAGCGTCGCGACGCACGCCTTCGAGCCCTACGTCGTCCCGGTGGCGCTGCTCATCCTGGTGGGCTTCTTCCTCCTGCAGCAGCGGGGCACCGGGGGCATCGGGGCCATCTTCGGGCCGCTGATGCTGGTGTGGTTCGTCAGCCTCGCGGTGCTCGGGGTGCGCGAGCTCCTGCTCAACCCCGCGGTGCTCGGGGCGCTGCTGCCCACGCACGCGGTGCGCTTCTTCCTCGAGAACCGCGTGCACGGGCTGCTCGCGCTGGGCACGGTGGTGCTGGTCATCACCGGCGGCGAGGCGCTGTACGCGGACATGGGCCACTTCGGCCGCCGGCCCATCCGCGTGGCCTGGTTCACGGTGGTGCTGCCCGCGCTCATGCTCAACTACCTGGGCCAGGGGGCGCTGCTCTTGCGCGACCCCTCCGCCGCGCGCAACCCCTTCTTCCTCCTCGCGCCCAGCTGGGCGCTGTACCCCATGGTGGTGCTGGCCACGGTGGCGGCGATCATCGCGAGCCAGGCGCTGGTGTCCGGCGCCTTCAGCCTCATCCGCCAGGCCATCCAGCTCGGCTACAGCCCCCGCCTCGAGGTGGTGCACACCAGCGCCGAGGAGCAGGGGCAGATCTACCTGCCGGGCATCAACCGGGTGCTCTTCGTGGGCGTGATCGTGCTGGTGCTGGGCTTCCGCTCCTCGAGCGCGCTCGCCGCGGCGTACGGCATCGCGGTGACGGCGACGATGACCATCACCTCCATCCTGCTCTATGTCGTCGCGCGCGAGCGCTGGGGGATGCGGCGCGCGCTCGCGCTGCCGATGGTGGCGGTGTTCCTCACCATCGACCTGTCCTTCCTCGGGGCGAACGTGGTGAAGGTGCTGGACGGCGGCTGGGTGCCGCTGGTGCTGGCCACCAGCATCTTCACCCTGCTCACCACCTGGAAGCGCGGGCGGGAGCTGCTGCACTCGAAGCTGCGCCACTCGGCGCTCACCATCGAGGAGCTGCTGGAGAGCTTCGGCGAGCACCCGCCCACGCGGGTGAGCGGCACGGCCATCTTCATGACCGGCAACCCGGACAGCGCCCCGAGCGCGCTCCTGCACAACCTGAAGCACAACAAGGTACTGCACGAGCAGACGGTGCTGCTCACCGTGCTCACCGAGGACGTGCCGCACGTGCCGCCGAACGAGCACGTCACGGTGGAGAGCCTGCCGCTGGGGCTCAAGCGCGTCACCGCGCGCTACGGCTTCATGGAGGACCCCTCCATCGCGGACATCCTCAAGCGCTGCCGGGAAGCGGGGCTGCCCTTCAACGTGATGAGCACCAGCTTCTTCCTCGGCCGCGAGACGCTGATTGCGACGAAGAAGCCCGGCATGGCGCTGTGGCGCGAGGCGCTCTTCGTCTGGATGAGCCGCAACGCGCGCAGCGCCACGGCCTTCTTCCGCATCCCGGCGAACCGGGTGGTGGAGATGGGCACCCAGGTGGAGATCTAA
- a CDS encoding potassium transporter Kup, with protein MSSDPSSQGPGSPRSVTPADSPSYAPDAPRAHGGPDTHKRLVALALGALGIVYGDIGTSPLYALRDCFSGEHGIAATPENVLGVLSLVFWALLIVISVKYLGFVMRADNRGEGGILALLALVVNRTPTGKRSSVRRPVLLALGLFGAALLYGDGLITPAVSVLSAVEGLNVATHVFTPYVLPITVVILLALFLVQRHGTGDIGTVFGPLMTVWFLVLAVLGAHELVQNPHVLLAASPLRAARFFAHNGLHGFLILGSVFLVVTGGEALYADMGHFGFRPIRLAWFSLVLPALLLNYFGQGALLLRDPTAARNPFFLLAPSWALYPLVALSTAATVIASQALISGVFSITRQAIQLGYSPRLEVVHTSAEEKGQIYLPGVNTALLIGVVLVVLGFRSSGALTAAYGIAVTATMAITTCLAYVVARERWGVSRAVAMPIAAVFLAVDLGFFGANVVKVADGGWLPLSLGVVLFTLMTTWKRGRELLQKKLRGMSLSIQDLLESFGDHPPIRVPGTAIFMTGNPDIAPSALLHNLKHNKVLHEQTVLLTIATEDVPHVLPTERVSVESLPLGLKRVTARYGFMEDPSIPDILKRCREAGLPFNVMGTSFFLGRETLIATKKPGMALWREAVFVWMSRNARSATAFFRIPPNRVVEMGTQVEL; from the coding sequence ATGTCTTCCGACCCCAGCAGTCAGGGGCCGGGCTCGCCGCGCTCGGTGACCCCGGCCGATTCCCCCTCCTATGCTCCGGACGCGCCGCGCGCGCACGGCGGCCCGGACACGCACAAGCGCCTGGTGGCGCTGGCGCTGGGCGCGCTGGGCATCGTGTACGGCGACATCGGGACCAGCCCGCTGTACGCGCTGCGCGACTGCTTCAGCGGCGAGCACGGCATCGCGGCCACCCCGGAGAACGTGCTGGGCGTGCTCAGCCTCGTGTTCTGGGCGCTGCTCATCGTCATCTCGGTGAAGTACCTGGGCTTCGTGATGCGGGCGGACAACCGGGGCGAGGGCGGCATCCTCGCGCTGCTCGCGCTGGTGGTGAACCGCACGCCCACCGGGAAGCGCTCGAGCGTGCGGCGGCCCGTGCTGCTCGCGCTGGGGCTGTTCGGCGCGGCGCTGCTCTATGGCGACGGGCTCATCACCCCGGCCGTCTCGGTCCTGAGCGCGGTGGAGGGGCTCAACGTGGCGACGCACGTGTTCACGCCCTACGTGCTGCCCATCACGGTGGTCATCCTGCTCGCGCTCTTCCTCGTGCAGCGCCACGGGACGGGGGACATCGGCACGGTGTTCGGCCCGCTGATGACGGTGTGGTTCCTGGTGCTCGCGGTGCTGGGCGCGCACGAGCTGGTGCAGAACCCGCACGTGCTGCTTGCCGCGAGCCCGCTGCGCGCCGCGCGCTTCTTCGCGCACAACGGGCTGCACGGCTTCCTCATCCTCGGCTCGGTGTTCCTCGTGGTGACGGGCGGCGAGGCGCTGTACGCGGACATGGGCCACTTCGGCTTCCGCCCCATCCGGCTCGCCTGGTTCAGCCTCGTGCTGCCTGCGCTGCTGCTCAACTACTTCGGGCAGGGGGCGCTGCTCTTGCGCGACCCCACGGCCGCGCGAAACCCCTTCTTCCTCCTCGCGCCCTCCTGGGCGCTCTACCCGCTCGTGGCGCTGTCCACGGCGGCCACGGTGATTGCCTCGCAGGCGCTCATCAGCGGCGTGTTCAGCATCACGCGCCAGGCCATCCAGCTGGGCTACAGCCCGCGCCTGGAGGTCGTGCACACCAGCGCCGAGGAGAAGGGGCAGATCTACCTGCCGGGCGTGAACACGGCCCTGCTCATCGGCGTGGTGCTGGTGGTGCTGGGCTTCCGCTCCTCGGGCGCGCTCACGGCGGCGTACGGCATCGCGGTGACGGCGACCATGGCCATCACCACCTGCCTCGCGTACGTGGTGGCGCGCGAGCGCTGGGGCGTCAGCCGCGCGGTGGCCATGCCGATTGCCGCGGTGTTCCTCGCGGTGGACCTGGGCTTCTTCGGGGCCAACGTGGTGAAGGTGGCGGACGGCGGCTGGCTGCCGCTGAGCCTCGGCGTGGTGCTCTTCACGCTGATGACCACCTGGAAGCGCGGGCGCGAGCTGCTGCAGAAGAAGCTGCGCGGGATGAGCCTCAGCATCCAGGACCTGCTGGAGAGCTTCGGCGACCACCCGCCCATCCGCGTGCCCGGCACCGCCATCTTCATGACCGGCAATCCGGACATCGCGCCGAGCGCGCTCTTGCACAACCTGAAGCACAACAAGGTGCTGCACGAGCAGACGGTGCTGCTCACCATCGCCACCGAGGACGTGCCGCACGTGCTGCCCACGGAGCGCGTGAGCGTGGAGAGCCTGCCGCTGGGGCTCAAGCGCGTCACCGCGCGCTACGGCTTCATGGAGGACCCGAGCATCCCGGACATCCTCAAGCGCTGCCGGGAGGCGGGGCTTCCCTTCAACGTGATGGGGACGAGCTTCTTCCTCGGGCGCGAGACGCTCATCGCCACCAAGAAGCCCGGCATGGCGCTGTGGCGCGAGGCGGTGTTCGTGTGGATGAGCCGCAACGCGCGCAGCGCCACGGCCTTCTTCCGCATCCCGCCCAACCGGGTGGTGGAGATGGGCACCCAGGTCGAGCTCTAG
- a CDS encoding response regulator transcription factor → MRESAVEPDIRIAILEDQPIFRDTLVALLQAEDLQVVATASSTEEFLRQMDALQPEVAIVDLRLERPGAGIVENGLTAVRELSRTHPDVRQLVLSGEWDPRTVSECYAAGASAFLCKLEAGRDTVLAAVRALGRGEQRLPDNLEDLSRRDAEVRAHAHPLAHLTPRERDVLRYVAQGMDNLKVAAHLGITERTVKAHVCSLYRKLGVENRAEMALKGRELGLRGGLAH, encoded by the coding sequence ATGCGAGAGAGCGCCGTGGAGCCGGACATCCGCATCGCCATCCTCGAGGACCAGCCCATCTTCCGCGACACGCTGGTGGCGCTGCTGCAGGCGGAGGACCTGCAGGTGGTGGCCACCGCGTCCAGCACGGAGGAGTTCCTGCGCCAGATGGACGCGCTGCAGCCCGAGGTGGCCATCGTGGACCTGCGGCTGGAGCGGCCCGGGGCGGGCATCGTGGAGAACGGGCTGACGGCGGTGCGGGAGCTGAGCCGGACGCACCCGGACGTGCGCCAGCTGGTGCTCAGCGGCGAGTGGGACCCGCGCACGGTGAGCGAGTGCTACGCGGCCGGGGCGAGCGCCTTCCTGTGCAAGCTGGAGGCGGGGCGCGACACGGTGCTCGCGGCGGTGCGGGCGCTGGGCCGGGGCGAGCAGCGGCTGCCGGACAACCTGGAGGACCTGAGCCGGCGCGACGCCGAGGTGCGGGCGCACGCCCACCCGCTCGCCCATCTCACGCCGCGCGAGCGCGACGTGCTGCGCTACGTGGCGCAGGGCATGGACAACCTCAAGGTGGCCGCGCACCTGGGCATCACCGAGCGCACGGTGAAGGCCCACGTCTGCAGCCTCTACCGCAAGCTGGGCGTGGAGAACCGCGCCGAGATGGCGCTCAAGGGGCGCGAGCTGGGCCTGCGCGGCGGGCTCGCCCACTAG
- a CDS encoding DUF1003 domain-containing protein translates to MPADATLLTEVPLFAELDEAERAVLAAQLDEVRVAAGARVFSRGDPGGAIYIVAEGEVEISVEDTTGQRIVFETACRGDFFGELSLLDGDPRSADALAVKETRALRVDRQDLQLLFQRHPGSAMDVLTVMGRRLREADRHLRQRPNVTPNQAVDEQVTPVQRVADFLSAFSGTFRFLLMHAVWFAVWIALNLGAVPAVAPFDPYPFGLLTMVVSLEAIFLSCFVLISQSRSEAKERVRSDAEYEANIRAGLEVTQLHVKVDHLYEQVMGRLDALERGAAAAPSRPAGGGARP, encoded by the coding sequence GAGGTGCCCCTCTTCGCCGAGCTCGACGAGGCCGAGCGCGCCGTGCTCGCCGCCCAGCTGGACGAGGTGCGGGTGGCGGCCGGCGCCCGGGTGTTCAGCCGGGGAGACCCGGGCGGCGCCATCTACATCGTGGCGGAGGGGGAGGTGGAGATCTCGGTGGAGGACACCACCGGCCAGCGTATCGTGTTCGAGACGGCGTGCCGGGGGGACTTCTTCGGCGAGCTCAGCCTCCTGGACGGGGACCCGCGCAGCGCGGACGCGCTCGCGGTGAAGGAGACCCGCGCCCTGCGCGTGGACCGCCAGGACCTCCAGCTGCTCTTCCAGCGCCACCCGGGCAGCGCCATGGACGTGCTCACGGTGATGGGGCGCCGGCTGCGCGAGGCGGACCGGCACCTGCGCCAGCGCCCCAACGTCACCCCGAACCAGGCGGTGGACGAGCAGGTCACCCCGGTGCAGCGGGTGGCGGACTTCCTCTCCGCCTTCTCCGGCACCTTCCGCTTCCTGCTCATGCACGCCGTCTGGTTCGCGGTGTGGATCGCCCTGAACCTGGGCGCCGTGCCCGCGGTCGCCCCCTTCGACCCGTACCCCTTCGGGCTGCTCACCATGGTGGTGAGCCTGGAGGCCATCTTCCTCAGCTGCTTCGTGCTCATCAGCCAGAGCCGCAGCGAGGCGAAGGAGCGGGTGCGCTCGGACGCGGAGTACGAGGCGAACATCCGCGCGGGCCTCGAGGTGACCCAGCTGCACGTGAAGGTGGACCACCTCTACGAGCAGGTGATGGGGCGGCTGGACGCGCTGGAGCGCGGCGCGGCGGCGGCGCCCTCCCGCCCCGCCGGCGGCGGCGCGCGCCCCTAG